Below is a genomic region from Desulfonatronum thiosulfatophilum.
CCGCAGCCAGCCAAGCGCCCAAACCACGTCGGGCCACCAGGCCGACCCTGGCTGCGCGTCGGCGACGGATGGAACAAAAGAAGGAGCGAGGCAAGATCAAACAGACAAGGGGAAAGGTCGGAAGCGAGGACGCATAAGAAGTGAAGGTGAAGATTCAGCCGTGACTCACGGAGAACAATGACATGACTTTTTTTCTCATCGCAGCATTGGTTTACTTTTCCATGCATCTGCTGGTCTGGGCAAGGGTCGGGGTACAGCTCGGCATCGGTTGGCGGCCATGGCTTCTGGGATTGGCTGCGGCTCTGGCGCTGACCCTGACGCCGTTTCTGGCCTATCAGATTCCTGTTGATTGGCCCCAGCCCTTGGTACGCACCCTCTGGTGGCTGGTCTTTGTCTGGATGGGGCTCGCTTTCTACCTGTTCTGGCTCCAGTTCCTGAGCTACATCCTTGAAATAATCGTCGGGTTGCTGCCAAAATCGCAGACCGCCTGGTTTCCCAGAGGCAAGCTCCAATTTCATGCGGTTCTGATCCTGGGCTTCATGATCGTTGGTTACGGCCTGTACGCAGCCACAAAGTGGGAGGTTCCACAGATCCGCATCCAGACGCCATTGGTGGCCGAGGACACACGCATCGTGCTGATCAGCGATACTCACTTTGGCGTCATGACCCGCCAAGCGTGGGTGGAACGGCTGGTAGCCTTTATCCAAAACCTGGAGCCGGACCTCGTGCTCCTGGCCGGCGATCAGATCAATGATCATCCGGAATGGCTGGAACCCAAGGCCGCTGTCATGGCGAACCTTGATCCACCTCTCGGTGTCTTCGGCGTGCTCGGCAACCATGAATCCTATGTCGGCATCCATCCCACCTGGACGTTTCACGACCAGGCCGGGATCACCCTCCTGCGCAACGAGACGCTGATCTTGCGTCATTCCGGCATCCAGCTGATCGGCATCGACGACCCGACCTGGGGCCGAATGGAACCCCAATTCATAATCCAACATCTTGAAAATCTGGCTCCGGAACTCTCTCCCGAGCATTTTCAGATCCTGCTCACCCACCGCCCCTGGGCTTGGGAAGAAAAGGCAGTGCCTTTGGGAATCCACTTGATGGTCGCTGGCCACACCCACGGCGGGCAGATCTATCCCTTTCACTGGTTCGTCCGTTTGCAGCACAAATATATCGCCGGACATTTCCAACAGGATCAAAGCCATCTGTTCGTAACCACCGGCGCCGGCACCTGGGGCCCGCCGATGCGCGTCAGAGCAAAGCCGGAAGTGGTGATCATCGATCTGATCAGGGAGGAGGGGTGAGGTGTTATTGGTTATTGGGATGATGGGTTGAGAATTGATTTTGGTTTTTTAAATTCCGTTGCGAATCCAAACCTGTTGGCTGTGGGAGTATTTCTTCAATGGCATTTGTAGCCCTCTTTCCCTTTATTCAGTCCATTCACAACCTGAACAAGCAATCTGCTTCCCGTATCGTTTTTTTCGCATTTCGGCACTTGCCAAAATCTGTTCGATCCTATAAATAGCCAAATTCTTGTTCGGGAGGCACTCCCTCAAGGGCGAGGTAGCTCAGGTGGTCAGAGCATGCGGCTCATATCCGCAGAGTCGGGGGTTCAAGTCCCTCCCTCGCTACCAAGCAAAATCAAGGGTTCCGGTTAATTAGCCGGAACCCTTTTTTTATCCAGCCTGTGTAGAGTAGAGCGCTAATTCCTTCGTCACTCAGGACTTTTACCGAACGCCTCGTCGCACGCGACTACTACGTGTCTACTGATATGCATTCCGGACATCAGCGCCCCCTCGTCGAACCGTACGTGCGGTTTTCCCGCATACGGCTCTCCGATGATCTTTCAGCCACAGGCATTCACAAGGAGTTGACGGCTTTTGTATCTCTTACGCAGGTAGACCAACCCCAGGCCTTGCAAGGCCGCATACAGCGAACCTTCACCCAGACGTCGGCTGCGCCGTTGGCTCCTGGTCGTCAGAAAACGACCAAACCGCTGCTGCACGTACCAAT
It encodes:
- a CDS encoding metallophosphoesterase; protein product: MTFFLIAALVYFSMHLLVWARVGVQLGIGWRPWLLGLAAALALTLTPFLAYQIPVDWPQPLVRTLWWLVFVWMGLAFYLFWLQFLSYILEIIVGLLPKSQTAWFPRGKLQFHAVLILGFMIVGYGLYAATKWEVPQIRIQTPLVAEDTRIVLISDTHFGVMTRQAWVERLVAFIQNLEPDLVLLAGDQINDHPEWLEPKAAVMANLDPPLGVFGVLGNHESYVGIHPTWTFHDQAGITLLRNETLILRHSGIQLIGIDDPTWGRMEPQFIIQHLENLAPELSPEHFQILLTHRPWAWEEKAVPLGIHLMVAGHTHGGQIYPFHWFVRLQHKYIAGHFQQDQSHLFVTTGAGTWGPPMRVRAKPEVVIIDLIREEG